A region of Eschrichtius robustus isolate mEscRob2 chromosome 19, mEscRob2.pri, whole genome shotgun sequence DNA encodes the following proteins:
- the TSKS gene encoding testis-specific serine kinase substrate, giving the protein MASVVVKTIWQSKEIHEAGDPPAGVESRSQLVPEAPGGVTSPVKGIAKKKKAVSFHGVEPRMSHEPMHWCLNLKRSSACTNVSLLNLAAMEPTDSSGTDSTVEDSGLLALPVPIPPWAPDDPDITEILSWVNSGLVHAKDSITSLKEKTTRVNQHVQTLQSECSVLSENLERRRQEAEELEGYCSQLKENCWKVTRSVEDAEIKTNVLKQNSALLEEKLRYLQMQDETPRRQEADLQELEQKLEAGLSRHGLGLATQPPGCSSPPGSPDEPPRRRGVAPGGWGMGPRAGEGPVVSEQELQKVSAALDELRREVSLLTARWHQEEGAVQEALRLLGGLGGRLDGFLGQWERAQREQAQAARGLQELRGRTDELYTMVERSAVSVASLRSELEALGPVKPILEELGRQFQSSRRGSDLSMNLDRAPQGSCARCASQGQQLSTESLQQLLERALTPLVDEVKQRGLAPACPSCQRLHKKILELERQALAKHVRAEALSSTLRLAQDEALRAKNLLLTDKMKPEEKVAALDYLHLKMCSLHDQLSNLPLEGSTGTMGGGGGGGTPPKRGGPTPEQ; this is encoded by the exons ATGGCGAGCGTGGTGGTGAAGACGATCTGGCAATCCAAAGAGATCCATGAGGCCGGGGACCCCCCCGCGGGGGTCGAGAGTCGCTCCCAGCTGGTTCCCGAGGCTCCTGGGGGAGTGACCAGCCCAGTCAAAGGGATCGCGAAGAAAAAGAAGGCCGTGTCCTTCCACGG GGTGGAGCCTCGGATGTCCCATGAGCCAATGCACTGGTGCCTGAACCTCAAACGGTCCTCAGCCTGCACCAATGTGTCCCTGCTCAACCTGGCCGCCATGGAGCCCACCGACTCCTCGGGGACAGACTCAACCGTGGAAGACAGCGGCCTGCTGGCATTGCCCGTGCCCATCCCACCCTGGGCTCCAGATGACCCAGACATCACGGAAATACTG AGTTGGGTTAACAGTGGATTGGTCCACGCCAAAGATTCCATCACCAGCTTGAAGGAAAAGACCACCCGGGTTAACCAGCACGTGCAGACGCTGCAG AGTGAGTGTTCTGTGCTGAGTGAGAACCTAGAGAGAAGGCGGCAAGAGGCGGAAGAACTAGAAGGGTACTGTAGTCAACTCAAG gagaactgctggAAGGTGACCCGGTCGGTGGAAGATGCTGAAATAAAAACCAACGTCCTGAAGCAGAACTCTGCCCTGCTGGAG gAGAAGCTGCGCTACCTCCAGATGCAGGATGAGACGCCCAGGAGGCAGGAGGCTGACCTGCAGGAGCTGGAGCAGAAACTGGAGGCTGGCCTCTCCCGCCACGGCCTGGGCCTCGCCACCCAGCCCCCAGGCTGCTCCAGCCCGCCGGGGAGCCCCGACGAACCCCCGCGACGGCGAGGCGTGGCCCCAGGCGGCTGGGGAATGGGGCCCCGGGCAGGGGAGGGCCCCGTCGTGAGCGAGCAGGAGTTGCAGAAGGTCTCTGCCGCCCTAGATGAGCTGAG GAGGGAGGTGTCCTTACTGACCGCCCGgtggcatcaggaggagggggCCGTGCAGGAGGCCCTACGGCTGCTCGGGGGCCTGGGCGGCAGGCTCGACGGCTTCCTGGGCCAGTGGGAGCGGGCGCAGCGCGAGCAGGCTCAGGCCGCGCGGGGCCTGCAAGAGCTGCGGGGCCGGACGGACGAGCTGTACACCAT GGTGGAGCGGTCAGCAGTGTCTGTGGCTTCACTGAGGAGCGAACTGGAGGCGCTGGGCCCAGTGAAACCGATTCTGGAGGAGCTTGGGCGGCAATTTCAGAGCTCTCGTAGAGGGTCTGACCTCTCTATGAACCTGGATCGGGCTCCCCAAGGCTCCTGTGCCCGCTGTGCCAG ccagggACAGCAGTTGTCCACGGAGTCCTTGCAGCAGCTGCTGGAGCGAGCGCTGACCCCGCTAGTGGACGAGGTGAAGCAGAGGGGCCTGGCTCCTGCCTGCCCCAGCTGCCAGAGGCTGCACAAGAAGATTCTG GAGCTGGAGCGCCAGGCCTTGGCCAAACATGTCAGGGCAGAGGCCCTGAGCTCCACCCTTCGGCTGGCCCAAGACGAAGCCTTGCGGGCCAAGAACCTGCTGCTGACGGACAAGATGAAGCCGGA ggagaaggtggccgcTCTGGACTATCTACACTTGAAGATGTGCTCCCTCCACGATCAACTCAGCAACCTACCACTTGAGGGGTCCACGGGGacaatggggggagggggtggtgggggaaCTCCCCCAAAACGTGGGGGCCCAACCCCTGAGCAATAA